The sequence TATGTTacagtgacaaaaacaacaaacacaagccAGTTAGACCAGACTAGTAACACTGTTAGTCATggtaaaaacaagaataaaacacTTATACAAAACATAACAAGCAGCAGGGAAATTCTCTTCAACTTGGCTGTGTAGAGATGAGACAATTTACCACAGCTGTGTTGAACAACTCATTAACTGAAAGAGAAAGTCCATGTTATAAGGTGCACAAATGATATAGCAAAACCTCCAGGCCACAGTCATTAGCTCATGTAGGAGAAGAGTTGTTATATTCACTTCTTACACCAGTACTGGTTAAAATTCTGAACGGTTTTGACCTCACAGGTCTTCATTTGGGCAGAAATAGTAAAAACAGACAGTTTACACCTGGTGCTCTAAACAGACAATACACCACAAAAAACTAATCTAAATTAATTTGTATCAAACagtatacattttttaaaattgttgtgttgtatgttgtattgtaatgtttccattttactccattacatttcagaggaaaatattgtgctttttacttCACCATTTATTTGAAAGCTGTAGTTACCAGTTACTTATAAGCAGATTTAGATCTTATAtacaaaatatactgtatgatgcaTACAGATTAAACTGtcaaacagcattaaaaattAATTCATCAATAGTAAACCAAttttataatatactgtacataatatataaatattaaacttAGAAGTACAATCTGCACACAAGCCTTTTCACCCTGACTCTAGAGTGTACATGCTGGTCCACATCTGAAGGCAGGCTACGGTTAttgacttttgacttttacattttcaggcTACAACATGGTGTGAAAGTTGATATGTCATCTTCAGTTATTGTCAGTATTGTTTTAAAGGGTGCTGAAATATGTTCTCTACTCTCTGTGTAACAATGACTATAATGACAAAACTGCAACcacaccaaagttattacattaGATGTACAAAGCATTCTCATTTCTGAACTTGCTGACAATACAATGTTACTTGCAATGCTGAGACAGCTTACAGGGGCATGGACTAGGATTGCTCTGTCATGAACAACATGCACAATACAATTCTTTTAGGCTGTCAGAAATACTGATAACTTCAGACAGCACATGGCTCATATAACATGAAGCCATGAATGATAACTAATTTGAGTAGTATCTACAGGGTTTGGTACCTGATAAACTCACTCATCACAGTACATCTAGCTACAATCCCTGAGTGGAAAACTGCAAGTTGTGTCAAGGCTCAAGAGTAAcactgtattttgaaattgatttATGCTTATACTGAATTTCATTTGCATTGCAGATACATGGGAGTTTTCACTGGGACTCACAGTGATGTAGAGAATTCAGCTAAGTGCACTGGCTAAAGCTAtaggtttgatttgtttgagTAGTATGTAGCGCTGCAGACTTTTGAGCTTCAGTatgatttgttcatttgttgttgattaattcaATATGAAGTGCAATACCAGGCTGTCAGAGTGGCTAACTCATATTAACTGTCATAATTAGGCTGAGCTGATACTCACAATGATCTGCCTGGCCTAAATTTAGCTCCTGATGAACACGTCATATTCcgtggggaaaaaaacagtctttgcactatatttcagatcagttattcattttgttttgtgacaactttctttgttttttgtgttttggagcCTGTGTTGGCTTTAGCTAGATTAAAAGCAACAACTGGCCAGAAGCCATTAGCCAACTTTTAATTTCCTTTGGCTCCTCTGTTTCATATAAATGGTGAACATTTGGCAGCAGAGAAAAACCCAAGAAAGAAGAACACAAAGCGTTAAATCTTGACCTAAGATGCATATATCTGCCTTCCTGTTATCACAAAACAACACCTGAAGCGATTCAGGTAAATGCAAGTACAAAAAGCTAGTAAAAAACATCACACCAGGATTGGAATCatctaatgtattttttaaaaattatttttattaatcaaatttcaatttaattatttagatttttaaaaactgtgattaCACAAGGGCATccagatggtttcatttaaaaataatgacaaaacaatCACTTTGTCTATCATTACATGGATCAAAAACTCactttcattattattaacatcTCTCAGTAGGATCTGTCTCAACGAGAACATGTGAACACTACACAGAAAGAACACTACTGGCTGGATTGAAATAGGTGATGAGTGGGTCCTGtgtttgagaaaaaacaaacaaacaaacaaaaacaaaacttatgaGTAGGCACTTCTACATTTCTAGTGTTAAGTCATCttgtgaaaaaaattaaaaagagacAAGTTAAATGGTACCACACTAAAAATGCCCCAAATACCTTTTCCACCTTGAGTTCTATCTTTCTTTAATAAGGTTTCAGCAGGGTTCACCAAGTTCACATCTAAGACTTTTTAATACCACACAGACTACAATTAAATACCTGTTTCACTATCATACTGGCCAAAGTGTGATGGAAAACCAGTAGGGACTCAGTATGGCCtagaattatttattattatatcacatttttccAGTACTTCACAgctttatataatatataatagtaaTTACTAATGAcgtaattaattaaattaatgccACCTGGACTCagataagcagcagaaaatggatggacGGATTAACCGATGATGCTTTTACTAacattgatatatatatatatatatatacatttttttttttttttaaattaatattgcaAACAAAGGTGTTTTTTCTTAGttttccaatactttggtttgcTGTCTGGGTTTTTGTGACACTGATTTAATCAATATTCAccaagacacaaacaaatatggttaacttaaatgtaaaaaaaccccaaaaaacaaactttaatgtaaaatacattgTGACTGGGAAGCACTTGGCATTTTGGCTTACAGTGATcagttttaaaatcaatatgTTCTTGAGGGAAATTTGAAAAGGGAGGCCCttccacaaaaaaaattaaaaatacatgaataaatccTGCTACATGTCACTGTTCTGTGAAAGCACATTTTGGTCAGTTCTTGCCCAACAAAGCTGCTTATATAACATTTACTGCACTATGTACAGTCTCTGTCACATGGTGTCACTGTTGACCTGTAAAGCATAATGCATCTCATTCCTGGAAGTCATGACACACCCATTTTAAAGGGTGTAGGACACATCTTTGTGGAAgatgtgctttttatttttaaattaacaacAGGACCTTAGGACATGAGCAAAGTATTTTTGTCAAAGCTTTAAAATCAACAAGAACAACACATGCTTCCAGaatctgctgtattttttcCCGCAGACGAAAGGATGATTTTTTGGACCACTGTCTTTGTCTTGTGTGCAGTATGGCCAACTGCTTTGTCTGTGACACGATACTCCATAGCCGAGGAGATGGAAAGGGGCTCTGTTGTGGCTAATCTCGCTGCGGATTTGGGACTTGAGCTTGGAGGTTTGGCACAACGGGAGGTAAAACTTGATATTTTCCACAACAAAAAATATCTAGATGTAAATAAAAAGACAGGGGAGTTGTATATCGTGGAAAAAATGGACAGGGAATATCTTTGTCCAGCGAAACCCACGTCCTGTTTTTTAAAGCTTGATGTTATCATAGAAAGCCCCTTACGTATCTTCAACATTGAGCTCGGAATAACGGACATAAATGATAACGCTCCGCATTTTCGACGCGACAGAGTAGAGCTAGATGTTTCAGAATCGGCAACACCGGGAGAGAGATTCTCCCTGCCTAATGCTGTGGATCCAGATGTTGGCctaaatacaattaaaacatacaaactcAGTGTCAGTGAACATTTCACCATTGAAATTCAGACGGGCAGTGACGGAACTCAATATGTTGATTTGGTGTTGACCAAGTCTttagacagagaggagaaggcTGTTCATAATTTAATCCTGACTGCTGTGGACGGCGGAGTCCCTGTGCGCTCCGGCACTGCCAATATTATTGTTAGAGTACAGGATACAAACGACAACCCTCCTCGGTTTGACAAGCAGACTTACACAATTAACATGACTGAAAATTCCCCAATCGGAGCCACAGTGATGAAGCTCAACGCTACAGATCTTGACGAGGGTCTGAATTCAGAGATAGTGTACTCATTCACCCTTTACACgtcagaaaaaacacaagatgtATTTGCGTTGAACCCCAACACAGGAGAGATAACTGTGAAGGGAACGATTGACTATGAGGATATGAAATTTTATGAGATGCACATTGAAGCAAGGGATAAAGGGGCATATCCCTTACTGGGCCAATGTAAAGTAGTCGTCCACGTGACGGATATGAATGACAATTATCCAGAAATCACCATACAGTCTGTTAAAAATACAGTGGATGAGAACATCCCAGTAGGAAGTGTCATAGCTTTGATAGGCATAAGTGACAGAGACACTGGTGACAATGGAAAAGTAAGCTTATCCATATATCAGCCCATGCCCTTTATTCTTAACAAGTCATCAGACAGGCCTATGCTTTACAAGCTCATAGTGTCAGAAGCCTTAGATCGTGAATCAAAACCTGAATATGACATCACACTGATTGTGACAGATGCAGGAGCGCCGCCATTATCTGATAACGAAACAATAACTCTGCATCTGCTGGATGTTAATGACAATGTCCCACAGTTCCCTCAGTCATTTTATACTATACGTGTAATGGAGAATAACGCACCTGGGGCCCTGCTCAGTTCGCTTACTGCGTTTGACCCTGACCTCCATGAAAACCAGTACCTAGTTTATTTCATCCTAGAGAAGGAGATAGCCAACACCTCCATGTCCATGCTGTTCTCCATCAATCCAGAGAACGGTAATCTTTACGCACTAAAAACTTTTGACTATGAGATTGAGAAGGAGTTTCTTTTCCATATCGAGGCCAGAGACTCTGGCTCTCCTCCACTCAGCAGCAACGTGACCGTCCACATCATTATTGTGGACCAGAACGACAACGCTCCAGTCATTGTCTCTCCGTGGCGCGCGCACGGCTCGGTGGTGGAGGAAAAAATCCCCAGATCCACTGATAAAGGCTCTCTGGTTGCCAAGGTGATAGCCTTGGACACCGACTCGGTGCACAACTCTCGGATTACCTACCAGTTTCTACAGGTGACTGACGCCACCTTGTTCAGTCTGGACCAGTACAACGGAGAGATCCGGACTATGAGGATGTTCAGTTACAGAGATCCGCGTCACCAGCGACTGGTTGTTATTGCCAAGGACAACGGGGATCCTGCTCTCTCTGCTACAGTCACCATCAAGCTGTCCACAGTGGAGACTGCTGTCAAGGCCTACTCTGACATGACTGAGGTGCCTCTAGAATATGACATCTTCTCAGACCTAAACCTGTATTTGGTCATCGGTCTGGGCTCGGTGTCATTTCTCCTGCTGATCACCATATTGGTCACCATCGTGCTCAAGTGTCAGAAACCCAAGCCCAGCAAAGCAGCTCCTCCTTGCAGGAACAGTGTGATCAGTGAGAGGAACTCCACCATCGCAGACTCCACTCTGGTCTCCAACGATGCCTACTGGTACAGTCTGTTTCTAGCAGAGACCAGGAAAGGAAAGCTGGTGGTCAGACAGCCTGTGCCAAAGGGCTCCAGATACATCGTGTCCAGTATACCAAGGAGCACAGGAATGTCAGAGACTAGTGACTCAGCAGCTTCCACTCTGCaggtaaataaattaaaattcaattaaCTGCATCATTTGTGTTTTCACCTCATGAAAATCCACCAAATTAACCGTTATTTACACGTGCCCtcctgaaaatgacaaaatagaagaaaaatgaaacatgctCTGGTATTGATAATATTCATAAGAGGATAATTCTGTGAATATAATGATGATCCtaatttaaaattcaaacaaagTCTTACTACAGAAGTCGATGCAAAGTACAACTAaaacgttgttttttttttattttatcgAATTCGACATTGATATAACTTTCATGCAAGCCTATGATGATGGTTTCGACGTTTAATAAAATAGTTAGGTGAACTGATAAACTGCGCTTCTTTAAGCAATATCTGCAGAGGTATATAGTCTTATAACTTATTTTCAGTTGTAGGCTATTTGATATTGTCTTAACTTGATATATCTTAACTGTGAGTTCTTCGGATATGCAAAGAGTGGCGCTATTTACTCGAAAAAAGACCGGGCCATGAACGCCATGATGATCGTCAGTGGggtaaagacaaaaaaaaaagccggaCAGCTCCGTGGTGCTGAAAGTCGCACCAACGACAAACGGCAATATTTCGCTCCTATTTCACGCAAATTATCGATGGGATTCAAGACACACGAGTATGTTTTGATCGAGGTCTTGAGAGCAACTATCCACATCGGCGGAAACATGCAATATATCGGCTAAGGTACATCGAACAGTGAAAATTCACAAAGCAATGGGGTCCTTCGTAACAATGCAGACTTGCAAAAGGTACGTGCTgctcattgttgtttttaatttcgTTCCTCACATATCGAGTTCCGTTACTCATTATTCCATACCGGAGGAAATGAAAGAAGGATCAATTGTGGCAAATCTTGCTACCGATCTCAGCTTGGATGTTAAAACATTGAATCAGAGGAAGATGCGTCTTGACATCATCGCAAACAAGAAATATCTGGATGTGAACAAAGAGACTGGTGAGCTGTACATTGTTGAGAAGATTGATAGGGAGTACCTTTGCCCTACAAAGTCGTCCACGTCTTGCTATCTGAAACTGGAGGCAATACTAGAAAATCCACTACGAATCTTTAATATAGAAGTGGAAATTTTGGACATGAACGACAACGCCCCACAATTTCGAAGAGACGCCATACATTTAGATATATCTGAATCAACGCCAAAAGGAGAGAGATTCTCTCTCAGCAATGCTGTTGATCCTGATGTTGGAAGTAATTCTGTCAAAACGTACCATCTGAGTGAAAGCgaacattttaatattgaaGTTCAGACTGGAAGAGATGGTTCGAAGTTTGCCGAGTTAATCTTAACAAAGAGTTTAGATCGTGAGCAGCAGTCTGTTCATGATTTAATACTCACGGCTGTAGATGGAGGCACACCTGCTCGTTCTGGCACTGTCAGCATTATTGTTCATGTTTTGGACACAAATGACAACGCTCCTACATTTGAGAAAGTAAgttacaatataaaaataatggaaaattcTCCAATTGGAAGCCTTGTTATTCATCTAAATGCAACAGACTTAGATGAGGGGTCAAATTCTGATATAACATAttcatacagtttatatacGTCAGAGAAAACGCAAGAAACATTTAATCTGAATCCTTCCACTGGTGAGATTACTGTAAAAGGAATGCTAAATTATGAAGACTTCAAGATTTATGATATGGAAGTTATAGCAACCGACAAAGGAGTCAATAGTTTATCAGGACAATGTACATTAAAAATTGTGGTTGAAGACATGAATGACAACCACCCAGAAATATCAGTTAAATCATTTCAGAGTCCAGTCAGTGAAAACATAGAATTAGACACAGTGATAGCAGTAGTTAGTGTTAATGATAAGGACTCAGGTGACAACGGAGTGGTTGATCTTCATATTCCAGATAATATGCCTTTCAAACTGAGGGAATCCTCTGATAACTATTATGAGTTAGTGGTCTCAGAGCCTTTAGACCGTGAGAAGGTCCCAGAATATGAAATCACTTTCACTGTTACAGACAGAGGTTCTCCTCCTTTATCTGACAATGAAACTATGACTTTAGAGCTGCTGGATGTTAATGACAATGTTCCACAGTTCCCTCAGTCATTTTATACTATACGTGTAATGGAGAATAACGCACCTGGGGCCCTGCTCAGTTCACTCACTGCGTTTGACCCTGACCTCCATGAAAACCAGTATCTAGTTTATTTCATCCTAGAGAAGGAGATAGCCAACACCTCCATGTCCATGCTGTTCTCGATCAATCCAGAGAACGGTAATCTTTACGCACTAAAAACTTTTGACTATGAGATTGAGAAGGAGTTTCTTTTCCATATCGAGGCCAGAGACTCTGGCTCTCCTCCACTCAGCAGCAACGTGACCGTCCACATCATTATTGTGGACCAGAACGACAACGCTCCAGTCATTGTCTCTCCGTGGCGCGCGCACGGCTCAGTGGTGGAGGAAAAAATCCCCAGATCCACTGATAAAGGCTCTCTGGTTGCCAAAGTGATAGCCTTGGACACCGACTCGGTGCACAACTCTCGGATTACCTACCAGTTTCTACAGGTGACTGACGCCACCTTGTTCAGTCTGGACCAATACAACGGAGAGATCCGGACTATGAGGATGTTCAGTTACAGAGATCCGCGACACCAGAGACTGGTTGTTATTGCCAAGGACAACGGGGATCCTGCTCTCTCTGCTACAGTCACCATCAAGCTGTCCACAGTGGAGACTGCTGTTAAGGCCTACTCTGACATGACTGAGGTGCCTCTAGAATATGACATCTTCTCAGACCTAAACCTGTATTTGGTCATCGGTCTGGGCTCGGTGTCATTTCTCCTGCTGATCACCATATTGGTCACCATCGTGCTCAAGTGTCAGAAACCCAAGCCCAGCAAAGCAGCTCCTCCCTGCAGGAACAGTGTGATCAGTGAGAGGAACTCCACCATCGCAGACTCCACTCTGGTCTCCAACGATGCCTACTGGTACAGTCTGTTTCTAGCAGAGACCAGGAAAGGAAAGCTGGTGGTCAGACAGCCTGTGCCAAAGGGCTCCAGATATATCGTGTCCAGTATACCAAGGAGCACAGGAATGTCAGAGACTAGTGACTCAGCAGCTTCCACTCTGCAGGTAGGCGTCTAATCTACACATTTCCTTTTATATTTAGCatttatcaatttcagtgaCATAATGTTTTGTATTAAATTATGAGAATACACAGCTTCATCAGCCAGGCTCATAAAGAACATCTATAGGCTAGATGCAATTGTTCTTTTCAGCAATACCTGCAGTGTGTACTAAGTTTTATCTCACATTTTAACTAAGTAAACGAAGGCGTGTCATATTAAACGCAGTTAAACAAGTCTTGTGAAACATAAAGGGTGGCGCTGTTTTATCAGTAATATGCCAGCCCACAGACGCCATGACAGTGAATCGTTTTCATCAGGGCAGATCGTGAAACAAACGGACAGCTCCGTGGTGCTGAAACTCCACTCCGAAAACGCGGTCGCCGTTTTTCTGCACCAAAATATTTCAGGGATTAAAATGATAGGAACATGCTTGGGATCCAGGCCGTTACAGCAAAATTCAACTTCACTGGAAACGCACGTTGTATAGACTGAACTGCgattaacaaacacacacaacaatggAGACCTTTGTAACAATGCAGTCTTGCAAAAGGTACGTTCTACTCGTTATTCTTATCTTATTTTTCGCTCACCACATATCGACTTCAGTGACTCATTATTCCATACCGGAGGAAATGAAAGAAGGATCGGTTGTAGCCAACCTTGCAACCGATCTCAGCTTGGAtgttaaaacactgaatcaGAGGAAGATGCGTCTTGACATCATTGCAAACAAGAAATATCTGGATGTGAACAAAGAGACTGGCGAGCTGTATGTTGTTGAGAAGATAGACAGGGAATATATTTGTTCTGCAAAGTCATATTGTTATCTTAGAATGGAGGCAATACTAGAAAATCCACTACGAATCTTTAATATAGAATTAGAAATTTTGGATATGAACGACAACGCCCCACATTTTCGAAGAGACGCCATACATTTAGATATATCCGAAGCAACGCCGAAAGGAGAGAGATTCTCTCTCAGCAATGCTGTTGATCCTGATGTTGGAAGTAATTCTGTTAAAACGTACCATCTGAGtgaaagtgaacattttaatattgaaGTTCAGACTGGGAGAGAGGAGTCGAAGTTTGCCGAATTAATCTTAACAAAGAGTTTAGATCGTGAGCAGCAGGCTGTTCATAATTTAATACTAACAGCTGTAGATGGAGGCACACCTGCTCGTTCTGGCACTGCCAGTGTTATTGTACGTGTTCTGGACACAAATGACAACGCTCCTACATTTGAGAAAGTAAgttacaatataaaaataatggaaaattcTCCAATTGGAAGCCTTGTTATTCATCTTAATGCAACAGACTTAGATGAGGGCTCAAATTCTGATATAACATATTCATATAGTTTATATACGTCAGAGAAAACGCAAGAAACATTTAATCTGAATCCTTCCACTGGTGAGATTACTGTAAAAGGAATGCTAAATTATGAAGATTTCAAGATTTATGATATGGAAGTTATAGCAACAGACAAAGGAGCCAATAGTTTAACAGGACAATGTACATTAAAAATTGTAGTTGAAGACATGAATGACAACCACCCAGAAATATCTGTTAAATCATTTCAGAGTCCAGTCAGTGAAAACATAGAATTAGACACAGTGATAGCAGTAGTTAGTGTTAATGATAAGGACTCAGGGGACAATGGAGTGGTTGATCTTCATATTCCAGATAATATGCCTTTCAAACTGAGGGAATCCTCTGATAACTATTATGAGTTAGTGGTCTCAGAGCCTTTAGACCGTGAGAAGGTCCCAGAATACGAAATCACTTTCACTGTTACAGACAGAGGTTCTCCTCCTTTATCTGACAATGAAACTATGACTTTAGAGCTGCTGGATGTTAATGACAATGTTCCACAGTTCCCTCAGTCATTTTATACTATACGTGTAATGGAGAATAACGCACCTGGGGCTCTGCTCAGTTCACTCACTGCGTTTGACCCTGACCTCCATGAAAACCAGTATCTAGTTTATTTCATCCTAGAGAAGGAGATAGCCAACACCTCCATGTCCATGCTGTTCTCCATCAATCCAGAGAATGGTAATCTTTACGCATTAAAAACTTTTGACTATGAGATCGAAAAGGAGTTTCTTTTCCACATAGAGGCCAGAGACTCTGGCTCTCCTCCACTCAGCAGCAACGTGACCGTCCATATCATTATTGTGGACCAAAACGACAACGCTCCAGTCATTGTTTCTCCGTGGCGCGCGCACGGCTCCGTAGTGGAGGAAAAAATCCCCAGATCCACCGATAAAGGCTCTCTGGTTGCCAAGGTGATAGCCTTAGACACTGACTCGGTGCACAACTCTCGGATTACCTACCAGTTTCTACAGGTGACTGACGCCACCTTGTTCAGTCTGGACCAATACAACGGAGAGATCCGGACTATGAGGATGTTCAGTTACAGAGATCCGCGACACCAGAGACTGGTTGTTATTGCCAAGGACAACGGGGATCCTGCTCTCTCTGCTACAGTCACCATCAAGCTGTCCACAGTGGAGACTGCTG comes from Thunnus maccoyii chromosome 8, fThuMac1.1, whole genome shotgun sequence and encodes:
- the LOC121902510 gene encoding protocadherin alpha-C2-like; its protein translation is MGSFVTMQTCKRYVLLIVVFNFVPHISSSVTHYSIPEEMKEGSIVANLATDLSLDVKTLNQRKMRLDIIANKKYLDVNKETGELYIVEKIDREYLCPTKSSTSCYLKLEAILENPLRIFNIEVEILDMNDNAPQFRRDAIHLDISESTPKGERFSLSNAVDPDVGSNSVKTYHLSESEHFNIEVQTGRDGSKFAELILTKSLDREQQSVHDLILTAVDGGTPARSGTVSIIVHVLDTNDNAPTFEKVSYNIKIMENSPIGSLVIHLNATDLDEGSNSDITYSYSLYTSEKTQETFNLNPSTGEITVKGMLNYEDFKIYDMEVIATDKGVNSLSGQCTLKIVVEDMNDNHPEISVKSFQSPVSENIELDTVIAVVSVNDKDSGDNGVVDLHIPDNMPFKLRESSDNYYELVVSEPLDREKVPEYEITFTVTDRGSPPLSDNETMTLELLDVNDNVPQFPQSFYTIRVMENNAPGALLSSLTAFDPDLHENQYLVYFILEKEIANTSMSMLFSINPENGNLYALKTFDYEIEKEFLFHIEARDSGSPPLSSNVTVHIIIVDQNDNAPVIVSPWRAHGSVVEEKIPRSTDKGSLVAKVIALDTDSVHNSRITYQFLQVTDATLFSLDQYNGEIRTMRMFSYRDPRHQRLVVIAKDNGDPALSATVTIKLSTVETAVKAYSDMTEVPLEYDIFSDLNLYLVIGLGSVSFLLLITILVTIVLKCQKPKPSKAAPPCRNSVISERNSTIADSTLVSNDAYWYSLFLAETRKGKLVVRQPVPKGSRYIVSSIPRSTGMSETSDSAASTLQVGV
- the LOC121902304 gene encoding protocadherin alpha-C2-like, whose product is METFVTMQSCKRYVLLVILILFFAHHISTSVTHYSIPEEMKEGSVVANLATDLSLDVKTLNQRKMRLDIIANKKYLDVNKETGELYVVEKIDREYICSAKSYCYLRMEAILENPLRIFNIELEILDMNDNAPHFRRDAIHLDISEATPKGERFSLSNAVDPDVGSNSVKTYHLSESEHFNIEVQTGREESKFAELILTKSLDREQQAVHNLILTAVDGGTPARSGTASVIVRVLDTNDNAPTFEKVSYNIKIMENSPIGSLVIHLNATDLDEGSNSDITYSYSLYTSEKTQETFNLNPSTGEITVKGMLNYEDFKIYDMEVIATDKGANSLTGQCTLKIVVEDMNDNHPEISVKSFQSPVSENIELDTVIAVVSVNDKDSGDNGVVDLHIPDNMPFKLRESSDNYYELVVSEPLDREKVPEYEITFTVTDRGSPPLSDNETMTLELLDVNDNVPQFPQSFYTIRVMENNAPGALLSSLTAFDPDLHENQYLVYFILEKEIANTSMSMLFSINPENGNLYALKTFDYEIEKEFLFHIEARDSGSPPLSSNVTVHIIIVDQNDNAPVIVSPWRAHGSVVEEKIPRSTDKGSLVAKVIALDTDSVHNSRITYQFLQVTDATLFSLDQYNGEIRTMRMFSYRDPRHQRLVVIAKDNGDPALSATVTIKLSTVETAVKAYSDMTEVPLEYDIFSDLNLYLVIGLGSVSFLLLITILVTIVLKCQKPKPSKAAPPCRNSVISERNSTIADSTLVSNDAYWYSLFLAETRKGKLVVRQPVPKGSRYIVSSIPRSTGMSETSDSAASTLQRY
- the pcdhb gene encoding protocadherin alpha-C2 — translated: MLPESAVFFPADERMIFWTTVFVLCAVWPTALSVTRYSIAEEMERGSVVANLAADLGLELGGLAQREVKLDIFHNKKYLDVNKKTGELYIVEKMDREYLCPAKPTSCFLKLDVIIESPLRIFNIELGITDINDNAPHFRRDRVELDVSESATPGERFSLPNAVDPDVGLNTIKTYKLSVSEHFTIEIQTGSDGTQYVDLVLTKSLDREEKAVHNLILTAVDGGVPVRSGTANIIVRVQDTNDNPPRFDKQTYTINMTENSPIGATVMKLNATDLDEGLNSEIVYSFTLYTSEKTQDVFALNPNTGEITVKGTIDYEDMKFYEMHIEARDKGAYPLLGQCKVVVHVTDMNDNYPEITIQSVKNTVDENIPVGSVIALIGISDRDTGDNGKVSLSIYQPMPFILNKSSDRPMLYKLIVSEALDRESKPEYDITLIVTDAGAPPLSDNETITLHLLDVNDNVPQFPQSFYTIRVMENNAPGALLSSLTAFDPDLHENQYLVYFILEKEIANTSMSMLFSINPENGNLYALKTFDYEIEKEFLFHIEARDSGSPPLSSNVTVHIIIVDQNDNAPVIVSPWRAHGSVVEEKIPRSTDKGSLVAKVIALDTDSVHNSRITYQFLQVTDATLFSLDQYNGEIRTMRMFSYRDPRHQRLVVIAKDNGDPALSATVTIKLSTVETAVKAYSDMTEVPLEYDIFSDLNLYLVIGLGSVSFLLLITILVTIVLKCQKPKPSKAAPPCRNSVISERNSTIADSTLVSNDAYWYSLFLAETRKGKLVVRQPVPKGSRYIVSSIPRSTGMSETSDSAASTLQVNKLKFN